The Quercus robur chromosome 3, dhQueRobu3.1, whole genome shotgun sequence DNA segment AGGAAAAATTAGTTGAGGTTAATAAATACCATTTAATGTGACTgtgttttaattaaatttgtattaatttttaagCCCAAATGATTAAATGTTGTTTAAATGAGACTTAATTTTGAACTTAGGTAAAACATTGTTGAAAAAGAATTTTGGCCATTTTCAAATTGAGTGTAGTGTAAATGAGGAAACGTTTTCAATTAAGAAAGTAACAGAGAATATGACACCGGATTGAAtggaatggaggaaaagaatatGTGTGGCTAACCCTGACTAATCTGTTGAGAATCTGTAGCCGACGTCCACAAAATTTAGGAGTAagggtttgttgttgttgttgttaatattGTGCTTAGGGTTGTTTGGttggttatattttttaattagatttttttattcttgagaATTTAGGATTCCCCGACTATGTTTTTGAATgcttaagaaattaaaatttcaatgtttCGCTAAGTCCTAAGAGATCCCCTCTCATTTTTAACTAGATGTGAGACACgtgatatttattttattttgtgtggtTTTCCAAGACCGTTAGATTTTTAAATGCCACATGCCTTATAGCAACAACAACCGAGCCTTAGTCTCAAGATTTGGGTCGGCTATGAATCTACAACAAATTAGTCTAGGGTCAGCCACAAGTAAACTTTTCCACCATTCTAATTCTATCCTAAACCATACCCTCTGTTCCTTTTTTAATtgacatttctttcttttttttactacttctatTAATATTACTAGCTTGTAACTCGTGCTTACGCATGAAACTTTTAGTTGTAGTGGTACTATTGATTTTAACATGggttattaaatatataggaCACATAAGCTCAAATTAAAGGAATTTATAATAAGTTTCTACCTCCTGCAATCTTAAACCATAGATTAATTgcaattttgcatatttatgtTTGTgtgcatgaatttttttttggggggggggggggggggggttgcaCTCAAGACAGCGTGATCTAAATCTCTAGGTTCCATCATAACATCAAAAGAATGGCCATAGAAGTAAGGTTAGGTCACCTCTTGGAGTTAAGATATATAAACTCTACCAGATAGCTTATAGCTAAGAGCTTCATCAAATGATCTCACGGTAAGAGCCAAGAAATGTTAGAGGAACTAATTCAGTATAGTGTCCAAGAAGGTGAAACTTGGTCCTTACATCAAATTCCTCTATGACTGAAAGTGATTGTACCCGAGATCCAAGTTGTTATCCCTTGTGTGCATAATACACACGAATATTTCTGCCATCCAACACCTGAAGAGGGTCATCAAACATAAGTTTAGTtattcacattatttttttatttaagattaGGCGCTTAACAGGGCTATTTGTAaggcaaaaataataatatcatgCCAAACTAAATTTACCTGACCATCCATTTCTTTTAGAGCTGTGGTGACCATTGTTTTAGAAGTAAACCGCACAAGCCCATGCCCTTTTGATCTCCTATTAATGTGCTAACATACAATCTTAATTGCCAAATATGACAGCATATTACCCTCAAGTAAATCTAAGGTCATCTAAACCTGAAAGTAAGTTACAACCTAAATAATCTACCACATTACCTTCAATTATCTCACCATGCCATCCAAAAGCATCCTTTAGAACAGCTTCATCAGTATCAGTAGAAAGCCTTATAATTCAAAACACAACAAATGGATAGAGTCTATCTTTATGACAGCAAGgtcggaaattttttttctgggATGTCCATTCTTGGTCCCTTCGGCCACTATTATCACAAAAATGTTGACATAAAAGAAACACCTTTTAACAGATATAACATTAGAGAACTTGATAAATAATTGAGACTAAAGCCTCATATTTCATATGATATGACTGAATTGAACTACGCCCATAATATGACCAAGTATGAAAGTTAATTTGAAaagaaactataaaaaaaaaaacttgtgggGCAGGAGGTTATGACCACTCTATGAAATCAATACATCTTTAGCAAGACCAAATGCTCAAGCATGTAGAGGACACTTCAATTCACCCATATAAATAAGTGGAGCACAATCCGACATGCCAAGATTATGAAGCTAAAGAAAAATAGCTTTTATTCAAATCttgaaataagaagaagaaaaggacaGCATCACATAGGATGATTTTCAATCTTGTGATCTCTTGGAAAAGAATTGGGTTGAGATCAATTTGGCATCACATATTTATGCACTGAGAACTCAACTGGTGAAACTTATGCCTGCAAATCCATTCTGCAACGTAAGCTTGTGTCCAAGAATGATAGGGATGATATAAAGAGAGAGGTTCAGATTTTGCAACACATCTGGTCAGCCAAACATTGTGGAATTCGGGGGTGCTTATGAGGATAGGTATTCTATGCACCTTGTGATGGAACTTTGTGCTGCGGGATGAGCTTTTTGATAGAATAATAGCACAAGGTCGGTATTCTGAGAGGGCTGCCTCAGGTATTTGTAGGCCATTGTGAATGTTGTCAATATTTGCCATTTCATGGGTGTGATGCATCGAGATCTTAAGCCTAAGAATTTTCCATGATGTCTTCTAAGGATGAAGGGGCAATGTTGAAAGCAACTGATTTCAGGTTGTCTGTCTTCATTGAGGAAGGTGATTTCTTTATtatgtttcataattttttggttCCTTAACACTCTTTAGAAGAATTGGAAGCTTTTGAAATTCTGCATTTTCCATGGCCAAAAAACTATGGCAATAAAACAAATGCAAATGTTgctggaagagagagagagagaggactgaGGGTTTTTTCTTATTAGTTTAGTTGTAGGTTGATTGATTTTTCAATGGTTGATTAATATTGGGCTCTTTGATTTTAGCACCGTATTAACTCAATTGGcacaaaaagttttaaaaaaaattagatgagacaagTGGagcaaaattggactccaattgaaaaatctaattggattttctctcaactttggctttataaataaataaaaagtgtgaaatctaattgaatgatgatttggttttgaattgatatatatctttttggataaataacGAAAGTTCATTAATCAAAATACCCAGGTACACTGGAAGTGTACATGGATAGCAGTAAGTTGATAATAATGTTTCTATTCAAAACCCTCTGAACTGAATTTGGTTGCAAAATGATTTCAATAGCATGTGAGCATCGTGGAGAGAGAAAACGTTGCTGAAGTGATTAGAAGATATCTTTAGATGATGTGCTGCTGCCATAATCTGTCAGTCAGTTGGAGCATCGTTGTCAAATTACATTTGTTATATTTCCCTGGTTGGGAAGTTAAAATAAAACACTGGACCATCAAATTTCTGCATCTTCAATCAGGATACATGCATTATTGTGTTTAAGATTCTACCAGGTTCCATGGTGTTGTTCTGGCTATTTCAGAGCCATGTCTATCCTTCTCCCTAAGTTTCTTGGTTCTTTTGCTGAAGTGGTAATGGCAACATAACCTCTTCTTGTCCAGAGTGGCATGCTTTggtaaaaaaaatctttatatataGTGGTAGAATGTCCAGGCTGCAAGATTACTAAGGGCACAGGGTGTATGgttagaaagagaataaaaaaatagcattatttTTCCTGATGCTTAAAGGTTATTTTCAAAGCAAAAACGATTTTTCATCGCCATAAAGTTTCTCTATGGAGTTGCGTACTTATCATTTTTTCAAGAGTTTCTTGCTAGAATGAATGTCTGAGATATCGTGCAAGTGGCCCTTCCACCCCCCATAAGTATGGGATGGTGGGTATGGTGGGGGTTAAATCTTCCCGGGTGCATGAGTGTCTGAGATTTTGTACACAACTTGAAGTCTCACAAATCTTTCCTCATCATCTTTTCTTTAGTCCGCTTTCTCTCTACAAGTAAACTGAACAGAATTTGCAattacaaacaatttttttaatctctgtTACTTATGGCAATTTTGTTACTTTCTTTTAACAAGCCAACTGCCTGAAAGGCATTCCCCTAGTGTTTGTATTGTttgtttatctttctcttttttttcttttcttttttttaataaaggcaAGCAGGAAAATATAACAGAGGTGCATTGGTCTGGTcttgaaattatgtttttagtGTAATTTTGGTATTAGTGGAGTGTTGGCCATGCCAAGAGCCCTCGGGGCCCTATAAGCAGTTCAATAATGTGGAAGTTTAGGATATGTCTATATCATTGGACTGACGATTATGAATGAAACACAGTGATTATATGCTGTTGACAGCCTTTAAGTTtgcaacccccccccccccacaaaataAGGCACAGTTCTGGGATTTTgtgttccctttttttcttttttcttttttttttcttttttttgtcagAGAAATTTGACCTGTATTTtgatgttattttttaattttcatgggTTTAGAAATGCGTACAACATGGTGCTTCACAAATTTGGCGATAAGCTGTACTCAGGATTGGTTACAACTATGACTTCACATCTCAAAGAAATATCAAAATCGATTGAAGATGCACAGGGAGGTTTGTTTCTGGAAGAACTGCACAGGAAATGGGATGATCATAACAAGGCATTGCAGATGATCCGGGATATACTTATGTACATGGACAGAACTTACATTCCAAGTACCCAGAAGACCCCTGTTCATGAGCTTGGGATGAACCTGTGGAGAGATAACATAATCCACTCCGGCAAGATTCAGACTAGACTGTTGAACACACTTCTTGAACTAGTACTTATAGAACGGACTGGGGAAGTTATTAACAGGGGGCTGATGAGGAATATAATTAAGATGCTAATGGATTTAGGTTCTTCTGTTTACCAAGGAGACTTCGAGAGGCCTTTTCTTGAGGTTTCGGCTGAGTTTTACAGGGGTGAATCACAGAAGTTCATCGAGTGTTGTGATTGTGGAGATTACCTAAAGAAAGCTGAGAGGCGTCTAAATGAGGAAATGGAGAGAGTGACACATTACTTGGATGCCCAAAGTGAAACAAAGATAACTAATGTAGTGGAGAAGGAGATGATTGCTAACCACATGGTGAGACTAATCCAAATGGAGAATTCTGGCTTGGTAAACATGCTTCTCGACGATAAGTATGAAGACCTGGGAAGAATGTATGTTTTGTTCCGCCGGGTTCAGGATGGCCTCTTAAAAATAAGAGAAGTAATGACTTCTCACATCAGGGAGACCGGTAAGCAGCTAGTTACTGACCCGGAAAGGCTCAAGGATCCAGTGGAATTTGTCCAGCGGCTCTTGGACGAGAAAGACAAGTATGATAACATTATTACGTTATCATTTAACAATGACAAGACTTTCCAGAATGGCCTAAATTCATCCTTCGAATACTTTATTAACTTGAATGCTCGTTCTCCGGAGTTTATTTCATTGTTTGTGGACGAAAAACTACGCAAAGGTCTGAAGGGGGTTAGCGAGGAGGATGTAGAGATTATACTTGACAAGGTGATGATGTTATTTCGTTACTTGCAGGAGAAAGatgtttttgaaaagtattaTAAACAGCATTTGGCAAAGCGGCTTTTATCTGGGAAAACTGTCTCAGATGATGCAGAGAGAAGCTTGATAGTTAAGCTCAAGACGGAATGTGGGTACCAATTTACTTCAAAATTAGAGGGTATGTTTACAGACATGAAAACCTCTCAGGATACAATGCATGGGTTTTATGCCAGCCACCCTGAGCTTGGGGATGGCCCTACACTGACGGTCCAGGTTCTGACAACAGGGTCTTGGCCAACACAGCCTAGTGCTACATGCAACCTGCCAGCTGAAATGTCAGTACTTTGTGAGAAGTTTCGGGCATATTATCTGGGGACTCATACTGGTCGGAGGTTGTCCTGGCAAACTAACATGGGTACAGCAGATATAAAAGCGACCTTTGGGAAGGGGCAGAAGCATGAGTTGAATGTCTCCACTTATCAGATGTGTGTACTAATGCTGTTTAACAATGCTGATCGGCTTAACTACAAGGAGATTGAGCAGGCTACTGAGATACCTGCTTCAGATTTGAAGAGGTGTCTCCAGTCCATGGCTTGTGTGAAGGGAAAGAATGTACTTCGAAAAGAGCCTATGAGTAAAGACATTGGCGAGGATGATGCGTTCTTTGTTAATGACAAGTTCACAAGCAAATTCTACAAGGTGAAGATAGGAACTGTAGTTGCACAGAAGGAATCGGAACCCGAAAAACAGGAGACGCGGCAGAGGGTGGAGGAGGACAGGAAGCCCCAGATTGAAGCCGCAATAGTTAGGATCATGAAATCAAGGAGGCAGCTGGACCATAACAATATAATAGCCGAGGTTACCAAGCAGTTGCAATCCCGGTTCCTGGCAAATCCGACAGAGATTAAGAAACGGATTGAGTCCCTAATCGAGCGGGATTTTTTGGAGAGGGATAATAGTGACAGGAAATTGTATCGGTATCTTGCCTGAAGCATGGCTTGATCTCATGTTAGAAAAATAGCATGGCGATTGCTATTGTAACTTTTTTAGTAAGTGGAAATTGTTTCTTCCctttcattttaaatttcttcTCTGTTCTATTGGTTTTAATGAAATGTCATTGCTGCTTTCCCCATTTGTTGTACTACTTCATCCTGGCAATTCTTGATAAACACTCAAATACTCGATAGTTAGCATAGGTCTCTCGTATTAAATTGCAAGGAGTCTCGGCTCTATTCCTCAATGGTCACTAGTGTAAACACCCAGCTAATGATCCCAAATGTTAGAGGCTCACAGCAAAACACTTTGAAGTCTACTTGGGAGGTCCTGCTCTCCAATTCTCTGAAGGATTATTTTATGTATCTAACAGTGTTCGCTAAAGCATGAAATGGAGAACATTATTTTTCGTTTCTTACAgagtcttcctttttttttggttcgtTGTCTaggttgttttttcttttggctcTTTTTACTGACTCGTCGTCCAACCtatctgagtttttttttttttctttttgagaagagTCCAACCTAGAAGTACGTATATTATTAACCTAAggttttgagaagatgtttttCCGTTCAATATTTTTTCCTCGTGTACTGTGGGGTTGAGGAGTCCGTCCTCAGACCTTGAAAGCACCTCTAAAGCTCTAACCCTTACCTAACATCTACTTTGATAGCTCCTCACTCACTTTCACCTGAACAAAAGTATGGAATGTCATTATATAGATGTTTAATTGCAAAGCTCAATTCCAAAAATGATATCTGAGCAGAATGAATCTTCCACCCATTAGAGATCCATTGGCTTACTAAGCCAAAGGATACTCTCCATTCACACATAGACACCTCTTGGATATCTTGTCACCAAGCCCTTATAAAGGCAAAATCCTTTAATAAGGGAATCTTATCTGAAATAGTACAACTAATCCAAAGGTTTGTAGACAATAGTGACCACATGAAAATCATTAGAAATTGCCAAATCCTCTTATTGGTTACGATAACCCTTATTACCATAATCATGACCCAGACGCTGACGTTGACGAAGAATGGTTCCGAGGAAGAGATGGATGGGACTAGAAACGTCCTGAAGCAAGTTAGTCTTATCTCTACATACCAGGATCACTTATTGCTTTTGCATAAGCCTATCCAGATGAAGATTTGTTTCCAGCCAGGCCCCTACTTCCTTCGACACTTGtcattcataatattcacaaatTAGCTTATCATCTCATACATGCgctttagaaaataaaaattgcaatatTAGTGGACCCATGTATCATAAATGAGCCAGTAAGCTAATTTCAGAAAATCGTAAATTCTTATTGCGTTCCTGTATGGTTTCAACTTTGTGGCCTTTTAAGTATCAGGAAGGAGATTGGGGACAATTTGGGCTAGTGGTTCGTTGGGTTCCTTGTGGGAGCAAAGGCACTACAGGCATCGACCACTACATGTCGTTCACCAAAAATAGCATGTCGCAACGCAATTATTTTCAGTCCACAGTAAGATAGAGATGTAGAAAGAGAAATGATTTTCCAATtgtttaacagtttttttttttttttttttaatttaaaattgcGTAGGAGGGGAGGTGGCAACCTCTATGCGCCCAGAGCaatttatttaacaatttaacctaatattataattcaatcaaaactgaaaaggaACTTAAATATGTTTCACCGGTCAATGTGCCCAGATGTATGAAATTATGAGCTGGTGTTATTGAAAGTGGTATTAATGGAAACCAACCACCAAAGGTACAGAAAGTAAAGGCCATAAACTTACTGTTGCAGCCAGCATGATACTAAAACGTTTCTGCCTTCAAGCTTTATTAATGGACAACTAGAATCTATTCACCAAACTTTTTAAAGCCtcatattttataattacaaCCATATTTTAACCAACTTTTAGTAAAACACCAATAAACTGGTCCCTTAGTGGATGCAATATGCTATATAGCAGTTTTCTGAAAGAGCAAAGCTAGGGTCTAGGGGCAGCGTTTTTAACGACCATTTTTACAACTTATTAAGATGGTAAATTGTAATTGAAACATCACTTTCACATGGACTAGCTATTGACACAGTTTTATTATACACCAATCACATGCTACATCGAATAGTAGCGAAAATATGTGCATCCCTGGACTTTCTGTTTCCAGAAAGCCTAAGAAAATAGACTTAACGTTGTCATTTTCAGAGATGCAGCATCTCATTTGGGCTTATTTTTACCTTGCCAGTAAAGAATATGAATTTTGTTGCACTTGATTAATTCAATTCTTGATGATTCCTGAAGAAATTTCAAGAATAGTTGACAAGTAATAGCACTAGACTGGATGAAAATGACAGAAATGTAATCCATCAAATCCTAACTCAGGAAAAAAATCCATTGTGTATCCACAAATCTATTAATAGTTGGGAGATATTACAATTCGCTTATTCAATACAGAAATTTCTATATCATTCCTCAAAGTATCCAATACGTTTAGTTTTTGTCCTTGGAAGCAATTGAAGTTGTCCAACCATCACTCCTGCAACATATTACTAAACATTCAGGTCAGGTCCACGATTTTTATCAAAGCAATGGTAAATGTTAAGCACTGAAGACATCAATGCCGCATTCATAATACGCAGAAAGACAATGAGTAAAAGAGGATCAAAGAAACTTATATTACTTTTAGCAAATATGCAGTCTGGTACTC contains these protein-coding regions:
- the LOC126718768 gene encoding cullin-3A isoform X1: MSNQKKRNFQIEAFKHRVVVDPKYAEKTWNILEHAIHEIYNHNASGLSFEELYRNAYNMVLHKFGDKLYSGLVTTMTSHLKEISKSIEDAQGGLFLEELHRKWDDHNKALQMIRDILMYMDRTYIPSTQKTPVHELGMNLWRDNIIHSGKIQTRLLNTLLELVLIERTGEVINRGLMRNIIKMLMDLGSSVYQGDFERPFLEVSAEFYRGESQKFIECCDCGDYLKKAERRLNEEMERVTHYLDAQSETKITNVVEKEMIANHMVRLIQMENSGLVNMLLDDKYEDLGRMYVLFRRVQDGLLKIREVMTSHIRETGKQLVTDPERLKDPVEFVQRLLDEKDKYDNIITLSFNNDKTFQNGLNSSFEYFINLNARSPEFISLFVDEKLRKGLKGVSEEDVEIILDKVMMLFRYLQEKDVFEKYYKQHLAKRLLSGKTVSDDAERSLIVKLKTECGYQFTSKLEGMFTDMKTSQDTMHGFYASHPELGDGPTLTVQVLTTGSWPTQPSATCNLPAEMSVLCEKFRAYYLGTHTGRRLSWQTNMGTADIKATFGKGQKHELNVSTYQMCVLMLFNNADRLNYKEIEQATEIPASDLKRCLQSMACVKGKNVLRKEPMSKDIGEDDAFFVNDKFTSKFYKVKIGTVVAQKESEPEKQETRQRVEEDRKPQIEAAIVRIMKSRRQLDHNNIIAEVTKQLQSRFLANPTEIKKRIESLIERDFLERDNSDRKLYRYLA
- the LOC126718768 gene encoding cullin-3A isoform X2, whose translation is MVLHKFGDKLYSGLVTTMTSHLKEISKSIEDAQGGLFLEELHRKWDDHNKALQMIRDILMYMDRTYIPSTQKTPVHELGMNLWRDNIIHSGKIQTRLLNTLLELVLIERTGEVINRGLMRNIIKMLMDLGSSVYQGDFERPFLEVSAEFYRGESQKFIECCDCGDYLKKAERRLNEEMERVTHYLDAQSETKITNVVEKEMIANHMVRLIQMENSGLVNMLLDDKYEDLGRMYVLFRRVQDGLLKIREVMTSHIRETGKQLVTDPERLKDPVEFVQRLLDEKDKYDNIITLSFNNDKTFQNGLNSSFEYFINLNARSPEFISLFVDEKLRKGLKGVSEEDVEIILDKVMMLFRYLQEKDVFEKYYKQHLAKRLLSGKTVSDDAERSLIVKLKTECGYQFTSKLEGMFTDMKTSQDTMHGFYASHPELGDGPTLTVQVLTTGSWPTQPSATCNLPAEMSVLCEKFRAYYLGTHTGRRLSWQTNMGTADIKATFGKGQKHELNVSTYQMCVLMLFNNADRLNYKEIEQATEIPASDLKRCLQSMACVKGKNVLRKEPMSKDIGEDDAFFVNDKFTSKFYKVKIGTVVAQKESEPEKQETRQRVEEDRKPQIEAAIVRIMKSRRQLDHNNIIAEVTKQLQSRFLANPTEIKKRIESLIERDFLERDNSDRKLYRYLA